From Microaerobacter geothermalis, one genomic window encodes:
- the trmD gene encoding tRNA (guanosine(37)-N1)-methyltransferase TrmD → MKIDILTLFPEMFAGVLSSSILGKAEEKGLVSFRITNFRDFSENKHRTVDDYPYGGGGGMVLKPDPIFRAVEHLLEDATSSPRVILMCPQGEMFSQKKAEILSKEKHLIFICGHYEGYDERIRQHLVTDEISIGDYVLTGGELPAMVVIDSLVRLVPGVLGNENSALTDSFQHGFLEYPQYTRPYNFRGWVVPKVLISGNHGLIDRWRKKESLRRTLHRRPDLLQKADLDPEMTRLLEEVINEENER, encoded by the coding sequence GTGAAGATTGATATTCTGACATTATTTCCCGAAATGTTTGCTGGTGTATTGAGTTCCAGCATCTTGGGTAAGGCTGAGGAAAAGGGATTGGTTTCTTTTCGCATTACTAATTTCCGCGATTTTTCAGAGAATAAACATAGAACGGTAGATGATTACCCATATGGCGGTGGGGGAGGAATGGTATTAAAACCTGATCCCATTTTTCGGGCAGTTGAACATCTTTTGGAGGATGCCACTTCGTCTCCCAGGGTTATTTTGATGTGTCCCCAGGGAGAGATGTTTTCTCAGAAAAAGGCGGAAATTCTTTCGAAAGAAAAGCATCTTATTTTTATCTGCGGACATTACGAGGGATATGATGAGCGGATACGACAGCATCTCGTCACCGACGAAATCTCCATAGGAGATTATGTCCTTACTGGAGGAGAGTTGCCCGCAATGGTTGTGATAGACAGCCTCGTTCGGCTAGTACCTGGTGTGCTGGGAAATGAAAATTCTGCTTTAACCGATTCCTTTCAGCATGGATTCCTTGAGTATCCCCAGTACACCAGACCCTATAATTTCAGAGGGTGGGTAGTACCGAAAGTGCTGATCTCAGGCAACCATGGGTTAATTGATAGATGGAGAAAAAAGGAATCCTTAAGGCGAACATTACATAGAAGACCTGATTTATTGCAAAAAGCAGATTTAGACCCTGAAATGACAAGACTTTTAGAGGAAGTTATAAACGAGGAGAACGAGAGATAA
- a CDS encoding putative DNA-binding protein — protein MLEKTNRINLLYDYYHPLLTEKQKLFLELYYHDNYSLGEIAEEFEITRQGVYEHIKKAEHVLEEYEDKLKLFAKGQKRQEILKQLQQYLTKHIREKNPAMEWLSQLKELE, from the coding sequence ATGCTGGAAAAAACCAATCGAATCAATCTGTTATATGATTACTATCACCCTCTTCTCACTGAAAAGCAGAAGCTTTTTCTGGAATTGTATTATCATGACAATTATTCTTTAGGTGAAATCGCCGAGGAATTTGAAATTACCCGTCAGGGAGTTTATGAGCATATTAAGAAAGCGGAACATGTCCTTGAAGAATATGAGGATAAGCTGAAGCTTTTCGCTAAAGGGCAGAAAAGACAAGAAATTCTAAAGCAGTTGCAGCAATATTTGACAAAACATATTAGGGAAAAAAATCCCGCTATGGAATGGCTTAGCCAGTTGAAGGAATTAGAGTAG
- a CDS encoding recombinase family protein encodes MRVAVYARVSSEDQAERKTIENQLEFARKYCDLHEFVPVEWYKDDGVTGTIPLEMREEGKRILEDAKAKRFDVLLIYRLDRLGRSARIILNAVYELEQYGVKIRSMTEPFDTGDPNGRFLLTILAGVADLERETILERMWYGANRAAREGKWLGGIVPYGYRINEEGYLEINEDHLPGMDMSEADVIRLIYRLIANQGYSTIKIADYLNALGVPPSYTKDGRQLKRGKRKENTAGIWRPGRIRNMIINTTYKGIHYYGKRTNKKRELIPREVPAIVSEEIWDKAQQTLKENQLEATRNAKTHFLLRGLIKCGCCGLSYHGRSYPDRNNKRKEYYVCGGKTSYRGPLYGKCRSKNVPKAWIEDYVWNDILNFVNHPGESIKELAATINKRESQRENLESEKEMISKAIMDKESEKQSILDLFRRKIITSKDVEEQIQKITQEKLALQQRISALERQILEETSLEQQFQSVEELLKEIRLKIKDTPPFEVKREIVRSLVKQITIKTDIDKDGRSSSTVIAEYNFSTVVTHTDVLADTALSQP; translated from the coding sequence ATGAGAGTAGCAGTTTATGCAAGGGTGTCATCAGAGGATCAAGCGGAGCGAAAAACAATAGAAAACCAGTTGGAATTTGCCCGCAAATACTGCGACTTGCATGAGTTCGTTCCGGTCGAGTGGTATAAAGACGATGGGGTAACCGGCACTATCCCACTAGAGATGCGTGAGGAAGGTAAACGGATACTTGAAGATGCTAAAGCAAAGCGTTTTGATGTACTTCTGATTTATCGTCTCGACCGATTAGGCCGGTCTGCACGGATTATCTTAAATGCAGTTTACGAGTTGGAACAGTATGGTGTGAAAATCCGTTCCATGACCGAACCATTCGACACCGGCGACCCTAATGGCCGATTTTTACTTACCATTTTAGCCGGAGTTGCCGATTTAGAGAGAGAAACTATCCTGGAACGGATGTGGTATGGAGCCAATAGAGCTGCTAGAGAAGGGAAATGGCTGGGCGGCATAGTGCCCTATGGGTACAGGATCAATGAAGAAGGATATCTGGAGATAAATGAAGATCATCTTCCTGGTATGGATATGAGTGAGGCTGATGTGATCAGATTAATATATCGCCTTATTGCAAATCAAGGTTATAGTACGATAAAAATAGCCGACTATCTTAATGCTTTAGGTGTCCCCCCCTCCTATACCAAAGATGGACGTCAGCTAAAAAGAGGAAAGCGGAAAGAAAATACCGCTGGTATCTGGAGACCTGGGCGAATTAGAAATATGATCATAAATACTACATACAAAGGTATCCATTACTATGGAAAAAGAACCAATAAAAAGCGCGAGCTGATACCACGTGAAGTCCCTGCAATTGTTTCTGAAGAAATTTGGGATAAAGCGCAACAAACTTTAAAAGAGAATCAGCTTGAAGCAACTAGAAATGCAAAAACACATTTTTTGTTACGGGGTCTAATCAAATGCGGATGTTGCGGGCTTAGTTATCACGGCAGATCTTACCCTGATAGAAACAATAAGCGAAAAGAATATTATGTTTGTGGGGGAAAAACGTCTTATAGAGGTCCTTTATATGGCAAATGTCGATCAAAAAATGTACCAAAGGCATGGATCGAAGACTATGTATGGAATGACATTTTAAACTTTGTTAATCATCCAGGAGAATCTATAAAAGAACTTGCAGCAACGATAAACAAAAGAGAATCCCAACGTGAAAACCTAGAAAGTGAAAAAGAGATGATTTCTAAAGCGATCATGGATAAAGAATCTGAAAAGCAATCGATACTTGATCTGTTCAGAAGAAAAATTATAACCAGTAAGGACGTTGAGGAGCAAATCCAAAAGATCACTCAGGAAAAACTAGCACTCCAACAAAGAATTTCAGCATTGGAACGTCAGATTTTAGAAGAAACAAGTTTAGAGCAACAATTTCAATCAGTAGAAGAGCTTTTAAAAGAGATTCGTTTGAAAATCAAGGACACCCCACCATTCGAAGTGAAAAGGGAAATTGTAAGAAGTCTTGTTAAACAGATTACAATAAAAACCGACATCGATAAAGATGGTCGTTCTTCCTCTACAGTTATAGCTGAGTATAATTTTTCAACAGTTGTTACCCACACGGATGTCCTTGCGGATACAGCTTTGAGTCAACCGTAG
- the lepB gene encoding signal peptidase I, which translates to MNDYTSANNHENEEKKEIKVAGNNKVKNEVWEWVKALAFAVVLAILIRSFLFAPFVVDGESMMPTLKDRERLIVNKFIYLIGEPKKGDIIVFHATPEKDYIKRVIALGGETVEVRNDQLYVNGEPVDEPYLEPEKKQARLDGFPLTGDFGPVFVPEGSIFVMGDNRRNSKDSRMIGPIPKERVVGRADIVFWPIEQFTFLNSIPKTD; encoded by the coding sequence ATGAACGATTATACTTCCGCAAATAATCATGAAAATGAAGAGAAAAAAGAAATTAAAGTTGCAGGGAATAATAAAGTTAAAAATGAAGTCTGGGAATGGGTGAAGGCATTGGCTTTTGCTGTCGTTCTCGCAATCCTGATTCGATCTTTTTTGTTTGCTCCCTTTGTCGTCGATGGAGAATCGATGATGCCAACTTTGAAGGACAGAGAGCGATTAATTGTCAATAAATTCATCTATCTTATTGGAGAACCGAAAAAAGGGGATATTATTGTTTTTCATGCAACCCCTGAAAAGGATTACATAAAACGAGTCATTGCCCTTGGTGGAGAAACAGTAGAGGTTAGAAACGACCAACTGTATGTAAATGGCGAACCAGTGGATGAACCCTACTTAGAACCTGAGAAAAAACAAGCCCGATTAGACGGATTCCCTCTGACTGGTGATTTTGGACCCGTTTTCGTTCCGGAAGGAAGTATTTTTGTGATGGGAGATAATCGGCGAAACAGTAAGGATAGTCGGATGATTGGTCCTATTCCCAAGGAAAGGGTGGTAGGCCGTGCAGATATCGTTTTTTGGCCAATCGAACAATTTACATTCCTCAACTCCATTCCCAAAACTGATTAA
- a CDS encoding magnesium chelatase subunit ChlI family protein: protein MLDRMDIQLEMLRVPVDSFWNTSHQEESSETIRNRVLGARERQNYRFSKENIEWNGDMDATQVKKYAILTKEANSFLKEVYKKLSLSGRGLHRIIKLARTIADLAQKEKIETEHVAEAVQYRELDRKLRV from the coding sequence ATGTTGGATCGTATGGATATTCAACTGGAAATGCTAAGGGTACCGGTAGATTCATTTTGGAATACTTCCCATCAGGAAGAAAGTTCCGAAACCATTCGCAACCGGGTGTTGGGAGCAAGGGAAAGGCAAAATTATCGGTTTTCAAAAGAAAATATCGAATGGAATGGGGACATGGATGCCACTCAGGTAAAAAAATATGCCATTTTAACGAAAGAAGCCAATTCTTTTCTTAAAGAAGTATATAAAAAGCTGTCCTTAAGCGGAAGGGGATTGCACCGAATCATAAAACTGGCCAGAACCATCGCTGACTTAGCTCAAAAAGAAAAAATAGAAACAGAACATGTAGCTGAAGCTGTCCAGTATCGGGAACTGGACAGAAAGTTAAGGGTGTAA
- a CDS encoding helix-turn-helix domain-containing protein: protein MNSLPKQARIATGLSIEEAARKLGIPAGYLSQIENGQRQVSAERAEKIANLYNKKKDEIFLPSRYAIREVNAGNSEQTATSA from the coding sequence ATGAATAGTTTACCAAAACAGGCCCGTATTGCAACAGGATTAAGCATCGAAGAAGCGGCACGCAAGCTTGGCATCCCGGCAGGGTATCTGTCGCAAATCGAGAACGGTCAGCGTCAAGTCAGCGCAGAACGCGCAGAAAAAATCGCTAATTTATACAACAAGAAAAAAGATGAAATTTTTTTACCCAGTCGCTATGCGATACGCGAAGTTAACGCGGGTAATAGTGAGCAAACCGCCACATCAGCTTAG
- a CDS encoding helix-turn-helix domain-containing protein → MRMFGKRLRELRKREGLTMKQLGEKINLAESTISGYENGNRKPDMDIVERFADFFGESVDYLLGRIDSQRTEHTEGLAFYGGGENLTEEELEYLKESLELFRKMKARSKAKDKAEK, encoded by the coding sequence ATGCGGATGTTCGGAAAAAGATTGCGCGAACTTAGAAAAAGAGAAGGACTAACCATGAAACAGTTAGGTGAAAAAATCAATCTAGCTGAATCAACCATTTCCGGTTATGAAAACGGAAATCGAAAACCGGATATGGATATAGTTGAACGGTTCGCAGATTTTTTCGGTGAATCCGTTGATTACCTTCTTGGTCGCATAGATAGTCAAAGAACTGAACACACTGAGGGGCTTGCGTTTTATGGTGGAGGAGAAAATTTAACTGAAGAAGAATTGGAGTATTTAAAAGAAAGCCTGGAATTATTCAGAAAGATGAAAGCCAGAAGCAAAGCCAAAGATAAAGCAGAAAAATAA
- the ylqF gene encoding ribosome biogenesis GTPase YlqF: protein MSIQWFPGHMAKARRQITEKLGLIDVVIELLDARLPLSSRNPMIDDIIKNKPRLILLNKSDLSDKKVTDEWVHFFSKRLGFMALPIDSLSGKGVSKIPALCSGLAQPIMAKRSEKGMKPRAVRTMILGIPNVGKSSLINRLSKRNVAQTGDRPAVTKGQQWVKVGKSMELLDTPGILWPKFEDQEVGYRLAASGAIKDEILDYQDVAIYICRFLMKHYPNHLMKRYRLHALSDDPAEVLEQIGKNRGCLMPGGIIDFEKASELVLRELRSGKLGRISLEFPPQPLEEVEVND from the coding sequence ATGTCGATTCAGTGGTTTCCTGGCCATATGGCTAAAGCACGAAGACAGATTACTGAAAAGTTAGGACTCATCGATGTCGTGATTGAATTACTGGATGCCCGTCTTCCGCTATCAAGCCGGAATCCTATGATCGATGATATTATAAAAAATAAACCCCGTTTGATCTTGTTAAATAAAAGTGACCTGTCAGATAAGAAAGTAACAGACGAATGGGTGCATTTTTTTTCCAAAAGGCTAGGTTTCATGGCCTTGCCGATTGATTCATTATCAGGCAAGGGCGTTTCAAAAATTCCCGCTCTTTGTTCAGGCTTGGCTCAGCCTATCATGGCTAAACGCAGCGAGAAGGGGATGAAACCCAGAGCGGTAAGGACCATGATATTAGGGATTCCCAATGTGGGGAAATCTTCATTAATTAATCGTCTTTCAAAGAGAAATGTAGCCCAGACCGGTGACAGACCTGCAGTGACCAAGGGTCAGCAATGGGTAAAGGTGGGAAAGTCAATGGAACTCCTGGATACGCCTGGTATTCTCTGGCCCAAGTTTGAAGACCAGGAAGTGGGTTACCGTTTGGCAGCAAGTGGAGCCATAAAAGACGAGATCCTTGATTATCAAGATGTGGCTATCTATATTTGCAGGTTCTTAATGAAACATTACCCTAATCATTTAATGAAACGATATCGACTTCATGCTTTGTCCGATGATCCGGCAGAAGTATTGGAACAGATTGGAAAAAACAGAGGGTGTTTGATGCCGGGGGGGATCATTGATTTTGAGAAGGCCTCTGAGTTGGTTTTAAGAGAACTTCGTTCCGGTAAGCTGGGAAGGATTTCTCTTGAGTTCCCCCCACAACCATTGGAAGAGGTAGAAGTGAATGATTAA
- the rpsP gene encoding 30S ribosomal protein S16, translating into MAVKIRLKRMGAHKNPFYRVVVADSRSPRDGRFIDEIGTYNPVAQPAEVHIDEEKAIQWIQNGAQPSDTVRSLFRQVGILKKVHESKQK; encoded by the coding sequence ATGGCAGTAAAAATTCGTTTAAAGCGTATGGGAGCTCATAAAAATCCATTTTATCGTGTAGTTGTTGCTGATTCCCGTTCTCCAAGGGATGGGCGTTTCATCGATGAAATCGGAACTTATAATCCGGTAGCTCAACCTGCAGAAGTTCACATCGATGAGGAAAAAGCCATTCAGTGGATTCAAAATGGTGCGCAGCCTTCCGATACCGTTCGCAGCTTGTTTAGACAAGTTGGTATACTAAAAAAAGTACACGAATCTAAGCAGAAATAG
- a CDS encoding KH domain-containing protein, whose protein sequence is MKELVEVIAKSLVDHPEDVRVQEIEKDRYIVYELSVNSDDMGKVIGKQGRIAKAIRTVVSAAAAKENKKVIVEIS, encoded by the coding sequence ATGAAAGAATTGGTTGAAGTGATTGCAAAATCTTTAGTCGATCACCCTGAGGATGTTCGTGTACAGGAAATAGAAAAGGATCGCTATATCGTCTATGAACTTTCCGTAAATTCCGATGACATGGGAAAGGTGATCGGAAAACAGGGGAGAATTGCAAAAGCGATCCGCACCGTTGTCAGTGCTGCAGCAGCAAAAGAAAACAAAAAAGTCATTGTTGAAATTAGCTAA
- a CDS encoding ImmA/IrrE family metallo-endopeptidase: MDFSLYKMSPLEEWIYQKYMENGIQYASDLELDRISYIFNAEVICTKAPSHVQWDDEYCLIFINDALDEPNKRAVFFHELCHPVLHHGNQRFMPSAFRELQEIQASHFQLYSAMPIYMLKQFQNLSAPAIAEEFNLPLSLVQTRLQQIHERIQHEKSNRQFIAKIKYYNKETNSKNWSPETKRILDKLYKQILKKGAANQ, encoded by the coding sequence ATGGATTTTTCTCTATATAAAATGTCACCTTTGGAAGAGTGGATCTATCAAAAATATATGGAAAACGGGATTCAATATGCTTCAGACTTAGAATTAGACCGTATCTCATATATTTTTAATGCTGAAGTTATATGCACTAAAGCTCCGTCCCATGTTCAATGGGATGATGAGTATTGTTTAATATTTATTAATGATGCCTTAGACGAACCAAATAAAAGAGCAGTTTTTTTTCACGAACTTTGCCATCCCGTACTGCATCATGGGAATCAACGATTTATGCCCAGTGCTTTTCGAGAACTACAGGAAATACAGGCCAGCCACTTTCAGCTATATTCTGCAATGCCAATTTACATGTTAAAGCAGTTTCAGAATTTGTCGGCTCCTGCTATTGCTGAGGAGTTTAATTTACCCTTATCATTAGTACAAACAAGGCTTCAGCAAATACATGAGCGTATTCAGCATGAAAAATCCAACCGACAATTCATCGCTAAAATCAAATATTACAATAAAGAAACAAATTCTAAAAATTGGTCACCAGAAACAAAGAGGATTTTGGACAAGCTTTATAAGCAAATATTGAAGAAAGGAGCGGCAAATCAATGA
- a CDS encoding DUF771 domain-containing protein produces MLDIQINQQEVRQLYLEKLKEKIKEVDSELVFWDAAELKRRTCMSWNTIQKEFFFDPRFPKYKVGNKWYFPAQETKEFLLQWLSHRPR; encoded by the coding sequence ATGCTTGACATTCAAATTAACCAGCAAGAGGTTCGCCAACTATACTTAGAAAAACTCAAGGAAAAAATCAAAGAAGTCGATTCAGAATTGGTGTTTTGGGATGCTGCAGAATTAAAACGCCGCACCTGTATGAGCTGGAACACGATACAGAAAGAATTCTTCTTCGACCCGAGATTCCCAAAGTACAAAGTAGGGAACAAGTGGTATTTTCCCGCTCAGGAAACAAAAGAATTTCTATTGCAATGGTTGAGTCATCGCCCTCGTTGA
- the rimM gene encoding ribosome maturation factor RimM (Essential for efficient processing of 16S rRNA), producing MSKMYNVGKVVNTHGIKGEVRVISSTDFPEKRFKKGQTLFLTFSDKEEIIPLQVSSHREHKQFHIIKFKELNSINDVERFKGGVLKVSEEDREPLPEGEYYFQDIIGCKVFTTDGAYLGQVKEILTPGANDVWVVKPEKGKDILIPYIDDVVKNVDLERKVIKVYLIPGLI from the coding sequence ATGTCAAAAATGTACAATGTGGGAAAAGTTGTGAACACCCATGGGATCAAAGGAGAAGTCAGGGTCATATCCTCCACAGATTTTCCTGAAAAGCGTTTTAAAAAGGGGCAGACCCTTTTTTTAACATTTTCTGATAAAGAGGAAATTATTCCCCTTCAAGTCAGTTCCCATCGAGAACATAAGCAGTTCCATATTATCAAATTTAAAGAGTTGAACTCGATCAATGATGTAGAAAGGTTCAAAGGAGGCGTTCTAAAAGTATCTGAAGAAGACAGAGAGCCATTGCCTGAAGGTGAGTACTATTTTCAAGATATTATTGGTTGCAAAGTATTTACCACAGATGGTGCTTATCTTGGTCAGGTGAAGGAAATTTTGACTCCTGGGGCAAACGACGTTTGGGTTGTCAAACCGGAAAAGGGAAAAGATATCCTTATCCCCTATATCGATGACGTGGTGAAGAACGTTGATTTGGAACGGAAAGTCATTAAAGTTTATTTGATCCCAGGATTGATTTAA
- a CDS encoding EscU/YscU/HrcU family type III secretion system export apparatus switch protein, which translates to MKQHEIRSVALSYQQEKDMAPKVIAKGKGRVAENIIEKAKEHQIPILEDSSLVELLSQLDIHQEIPPELYQVVAEILVFVYQLDKGCRGDVS; encoded by the coding sequence ATGAAACAACATGAAATCAGATCGGTAGCCCTTTCATATCAACAGGAAAAGGATATGGCTCCAAAGGTAATCGCCAAGGGGAAGGGAAGAGTGGCAGAAAACATCATTGAAAAGGCAAAAGAGCATCAAATTCCCATCCTGGAAGATTCCTCATTGGTTGAATTGTTGTCCCAACTTGATATTCATCAGGAAATCCCTCCTGAATTATATCAAGTGGTAGCAGAAATTTTGGTGTTTGTTTACCAATTGGATAAAGGGTGTCGGGGAGATGTATCATGA
- a CDS encoding ribonuclease HII, with protein sequence MINKNSGHLFQQKKKLEEKERLEKMWEYEKILWNQGIRLIAGVDEAGRGPLAGPVVASAVILPPGFDPREIKDSKQLSERKRKELAVYIQENALAIGLGIVGVEYIDEHNILQATYEAMRRAVLSLEVKPEHCLVDGVKIPELRTSQMKMIDQTTIIKGDSLSFSIAAASIMAKTTRDQIMIEYASLYPQYGFDQHKGYGTSDHLRLIHKYGPSPIHRKSFKPIKELLAEL encoded by the coding sequence ATGATTAATAAGAATTCTGGTCATTTATTTCAACAAAAAAAGAAATTGGAAGAAAAAGAACGGTTGGAAAAGATGTGGGAGTATGAGAAGATCTTATGGAATCAGGGAATCCGGTTGATCGCCGGCGTTGATGAGGCAGGCAGGGGTCCTCTGGCCGGTCCTGTGGTTGCTTCAGCGGTCATCTTACCGCCTGGATTTGATCCCCGTGAAATTAAGGATTCTAAGCAACTTTCAGAAAGAAAACGAAAGGAATTGGCCGTATATATTCAGGAAAATGCTTTGGCCATTGGACTTGGGATTGTAGGTGTGGAATATATTGATGAACATAATATTTTGCAGGCTACCTATGAAGCCATGAGAAGGGCTGTTCTTTCACTTGAAGTTAAACCTGAACACTGTTTGGTAGATGGCGTAAAAATACCTGAACTGAGAACTTCTCAAATGAAAATGATAGATCAAACGACTATCATTAAGGGAGATTCATTAAGCTTCTCCATTGCTGCCGCATCAATTATGGCAAAAACCACCAGGGATCAAATCATGATTGAATATGCTAGCTTGTATCCTCAATATGGATTTGATCAACATAAAGGATACGGAACATCGGATCATCTCAGACTAATACATAAATATGGCCCTTCACCGATCCATAGAAAAAGTTTTAAGCCAATAAAGGAACTTCTTGCAGAGTTGTAG
- the ffh gene encoding signal recognition particle protein, with protein MAFEGLSSRLQETFNKLRGKGKVSESDVNEAMREVRLALLEADVNFKVVKDFVNKVKEKAIGKEVLKSLTPGQQVIKVVNDELTQLMGGTQSKIALSSKPPTVVMMVGLQGAGKTTTTGKLAKYLQKQNRHPLLVAGDIYRPAAIKQLQVLGEQIKAPVFTMGDKTSPVDIARGAIEYAKAQHLDYVLIDTAGRLHIDEALMDELKQIKEVTKPDEILLVVDAMTGQDAVNVAESFNNQLEITGVILTKLDGDTRGGAALSVKAVTGTPIKFAGMGEKLDALEPFYPDRMASRILGMGDVLTLIEKAQANIDAEKAKELERKIRKAEFTFEDFLNQMEQVKKMGPLDELLGMMPGMNKVKGLKDMQVDEKQLARIEGIIRSMTKEEKQKPEIINSSRRRRIAKGSGTSIQDVNRLLKQFEDMRKMMKQFGQMAQKGKKKKKGFKFPFLP; from the coding sequence ATGGCTTTTGAAGGATTATCAAGTCGACTGCAGGAAACCTTTAATAAGCTTCGTGGAAAAGGAAAAGTGTCCGAATCAGATGTTAATGAAGCCATGAGGGAAGTTCGCCTTGCCCTATTGGAAGCAGACGTTAATTTTAAAGTAGTAAAGGATTTTGTGAATAAGGTAAAGGAAAAGGCAATTGGAAAGGAAGTCCTTAAGAGTTTAACCCCGGGACAGCAAGTTATTAAAGTGGTAAATGATGAATTGACTCAGCTGATGGGAGGGACACAAAGCAAGATTGCCCTTTCTTCAAAGCCCCCTACCGTGGTCATGATGGTCGGGCTGCAGGGTGCAGGGAAAACCACAACTACCGGAAAATTAGCTAAATATCTTCAGAAACAAAACCGCCATCCGTTATTGGTAGCAGGAGACATTTATCGCCCCGCGGCCATAAAGCAGCTTCAAGTCCTTGGGGAGCAAATAAAAGCACCCGTATTTACCATGGGTGATAAGACAAGCCCTGTGGATATAGCCAGGGGAGCCATTGAATATGCTAAGGCACAACATTTGGATTACGTCTTAATCGATACCGCCGGCCGCCTTCATATAGACGAAGCGTTAATGGATGAATTGAAGCAGATTAAAGAAGTAACCAAACCGGACGAAATTCTGCTGGTTGTGGATGCCATGACCGGTCAGGATGCCGTTAATGTGGCAGAAAGCTTTAACAATCAATTGGAAATCACCGGAGTGATTTTAACGAAGTTGGATGGTGATACCCGTGGCGGAGCGGCACTGTCTGTGAAAGCTGTAACAGGAACTCCCATAAAATTTGCCGGAATGGGAGAAAAGCTGGATGCACTGGAGCCCTTTTATCCCGATCGAATGGCTTCCCGGATTTTGGGGATGGGTGATGTCCTCACCCTCATTGAGAAGGCCCAAGCCAACATTGACGCAGAAAAAGCAAAAGAATTGGAGCGCAAAATCCGCAAAGCCGAGTTTACTTTCGAAGATTTTTTAAATCAAATGGAACAGGTCAAAAAGATGGGACCGCTGGATGAACTGCTCGGTATGATGCCCGGTATGAACAAGGTAAAGGGTTTAAAGGATATGCAGGTTGATGAGAAACAGCTTGCCAGAATAGAGGGAATCATCCGTTCTATGACCAAGGAAGAGAAGCAAAAGCCTGAAATCATTAATTCCAGTAGAAGGCGCCGCATTGCGAAGGGGAGCGGAACATCGATCCAAGATGTGAATCGTCTCTTGAAGCAATTTGAAGATATGCGAAAAATGATGAAGCAGTTTGGTCAAATGGCGCAAAAAGGAAAGAAAAAGAAAAAGGGGTTTAAATTTCCCTTTTTGCCGTAA
- a CDS encoding YraN family protein yields the protein MYHDRKKLGALGEELAVQYLLKKGYKIIQRNYRCPLGELDIIAKEGKELIFVEVRTKSTLSFGSGLESITYAKRRKLVQLGQYFLSQNFQHHVHYRFDVISIFIPRSNESPEMIPEVVHIRNAL from the coding sequence ATGTATCATGATCGTAAAAAGCTGGGAGCCTTGGGAGAAGAATTGGCGGTTCAATATCTTTTGAAAAAAGGATATAAAATTATTCAAAGAAACTACCGCTGTCCCCTTGGTGAACTGGACATTATTGCTAAAGAAGGAAAGGAACTGATCTTTGTGGAAGTAAGGACGAAGTCAACACTCTCTTTCGGTTCCGGACTTGAATCCATCACCTATGCTAAGAGACGGAAATTAGTTCAGCTTGGACAATATTTTTTATCACAGAATTTCCAGCACCATGTTCATTATCGATTTGATGTGATCTCCATTTTTATTCCCCGTTCTAATGAATCCCCTGAGATGATCCCTGAGGTGGTTCATATACGGAATGCTTTGTAA
- the rplS gene encoding 50S ribosomal protein L19 has translation MQEIIRQIGQEQLKKDIPDFRPGDTVRVHVKVIEGQRERIQVFEGTVIRRRGSGLSETFIVRKISYGVGVERTFPLHSPKIDKIEVVRHGKVRRAKLYYLRNLRGKAARIKEVRR, from the coding sequence ATGCAAGAAATTATTCGTCAAATTGGACAGGAACAGTTAAAGAAGGATATTCCTGACTTTCGTCCTGGAGATACTGTTCGTGTTCACGTAAAGGTTATTGAAGGACAGCGCGAACGTATCCAGGTTTTTGAAGGAACGGTGATTCGTCGCAGAGGAAGCGGATTAAGCGAGACTTTTATTGTCCGTAAGATCTCTTACGGTGTGGGAGTAGAGCGCACTTTTCCACTTCACTCTCCCAAGATTGATAAAATTGAAGTGGTTCGACACGGGAAAGTTCGCCGGGCGAAGCTGTACTATTTACGGAATCTTCGTGGTAAGGCTGCGCGTATTAAAGAAGTGCGTCGATAA